CCTCGGCGGTGGACACCACCGCCAACGGCCTGTTCACCGCCGGCCAGGGCACCGCCAGTTCCTCCGACCTGATCGGCACCCTGTTCGACGGGTATGTGTAACGGGCCGTCCGTCAGCCCGTCAGGCTGGCGGTGACGATCAGCATGTCGTCGTTGATGCGCGGCCCGAAACGGTCGAAGAAGCGTTGCCCCAGCCATCCCGCCAGGCTTTCGCCCACAAATCCGGCAGGCAGCGCCGTCTCGATCCACGCGGCCAGTTCCTCTTCGTCCCGTGGCGCGGAGACGTCGCCGGGGCCGCCGGGGTCGCATTCCACCAGCGCATCGCTGTAGACGATCAAGGTATCGTCCGTGCCCAGCACGATTTCCCGCGTGTCGCGGGGCATATGGGGTGTCATGCCGAACGGCACCCCCGACAGGGACACACTGTCCAGCCGCGGGGGGCCGGACCGCTGGCCATGCAGGATGAAGCCGTGGCGCAACCCGCCGCCGATGAAGCGGAAAACCCGGCGGGCGGTGTCGAACAGCCCATAAACCCCTGCCACATACTGCCCCTTTTCCCGGCCGAAGGCGTACAGCCGCCGGTCCAGATGCGCCGCGGTGGCATCCAGATCGGCGGAGAACGGCGGCGGCGGGGTCAGCAGCGTGTGGAACGCGAACATCCGCAGCGCCGCCGATACCCCATGGCCCGACACATCGCCCACCATCAGGGCAATCTGATCCGGCCCGGCGGTCCAGCAATTCCAATAATCGCCGCCGATGGCCGAGCACGGGTGGTAATAGGCATCGAGGCGGACGCCCCGTTCGGCCATGCGTTCCAGCGTCGTGGGGTGGGGCAGCACGGCTTCGCTCAGCAGGCGGGCCTCGGCCAGTTCCGCTTCCATATGGGCGCGGTAGGCCATCAGGCCGCCCGATGACAGCGCGTTGGACAGGTGTACCCGCACCCGCGCCTCCAGTTCCGCCGGGTCATAGGGTTTGGCCACCACGTCCGACGCCCCGGCGGCGAACGCGGCCCGGCGGTCCTCGGGCTTGCTCATCACCGTCTGGATGATGATCGGGGTATAGGCGAAGCGGGGGTCGGTCCGCAGCCGCCGGCAGACCTCCAGCCCGTCGATGCCGGCCATCACCACGTCCAGAAGGATGCAGGCCGGCTGTGCGCGCGTGATGAAATCCAGCGCCGCTTCCCCGCTGTCCACGGACACCACCGACGAGAAGCCGCCTTGGCGCAGCAGGTTTTCAATGACCAGGCGGTTGACCGCTTCGTCATCGACCACGAGAATCAGGGAATCGGCCAGGGATGACAGGGTGTCGGACATTGGCGGCTTCGGGTTGGAAACCACAGCAATGTGGCTGTGCATTAGAACAAGGGCAACATATATTCCAAATATGAGATGAGGCAGGAAGACGCAGAAGTGGGTACTGCTTGAGAACTGGCTAAATCATGGACCGTAATGATCGTTTAGAGACCTTTCGATTCGCATCCATCCAGTGCAAGTTGTGTCTTCCGATGCAAATAAACGATGGCGGGCACACAAAGAATACGCCTTGGTGTGCCCGCATCGGTTCAGATTCAGATGCTGTAATTGTCGGCCAGCCCACCGCGCACCTGACTGACCTGATCGTGGAACGCGTTGCCGTCGCTGCCGGGCGTGTTGGCGAAATCGCGCACGATGCGGGCCGGGCCGCCGCCGGTGCTGTTGCCGCCCAGCAGCAGGATGCGGTCGGCCAGATGCACCGCCTCTTCGATATCGTGGGTGACGAACAGGATGGTCTTGCCGGTTTCCTGGTGGATGCGGCGCAGCTCTTCCTGCAGGTTCCGGCGGGTGATGGCGTCCAGCGCCCCGAACGGCTCGTCCATCAGCAGGATGTCCGGCTCCACCGCCAGGGCGCGGGCGATGCCCACCCGCTGGCGCTGCCCGCCCGACAGTTCATAGGGCCAGCGGCGGCCATAGCCGTCGAGATGCACCAGCCGCAGTGCCGCCGCGGCGCGGTCGGCACGGGCGGTCTTGGGCACGGGCAGCCCCTCCAGCCCGAATTCCACGTTCTTCTGCACCCGGCGCCACGGCATCAGCCGGGCGTCCTGGAACACCAGCGCCACCGGGCGGCGGTCGGGCCGTTCGGGGGCGTGGATGTCCACATGCCCGGTGCGGGCGCCGTGCAGGCCGGCGACCACCCGCAGCAGGGTGGATTTGCCCACGCCCGACGGGCCGACAATGGCGACGAAGCTGCCGCGCTCGATGGCCAGCGTCACCCCCGCCAGCACCGGCGGCGCGTCGGCGCCATAGCCGATGGAGACGTCCTTGAGGTCGATTGCGACCGTCGATCCGTTTATCGGCGCCATGCCAGCACCCGCCCCTGCACGCGCATGAAGATGAAGTCGGACACGCCGTACAGGACGGCGATGGTGACCATGTAGAGGACCACGATGTTGGTGGCGAGCATGCCCGATGCGTCCTGCATCCGCATGCCGACCCCGGTGATGCCGAACAGCTCGGCGGCCACCACCGTCATCCAGCCCTGGCCCAAGCCCGCGCGCAGGCCCGACAGGATGCCGGGCATGGCGGCGGGCAGCACGATCTTGAACACCCGCGGGATCAGCCCGCCCTGGCCGAACGCTTCGCCCAGTTCGATCAGATCCTTGTCGATGCCCTGCACCGCGGCGTAGCTGGCGAAATAGTTGATCCAGAACACCGTGAGCGCGATCAGAAACGACGCCGCCTGTTCGCTGACCCCGAACCAGATGATGGCGAACGGGATCCAGGCGATGGACGGGATGGGCCGCAGCATGCGCACCACCCACGCCTGCAGCGCATCCCACACCGGCCACAGCGCCGCCGCGGCGCCGAAGGCGATGCCCAGAAGCGAGCCGATCACCAGCCCCTTCAGGTAATGGGACAGGCTGGACAGCACCATGGCCTGCCACATGCCCCGCTTCACCTCCGCCAGGAAGGCGGGCGGAACGGCGCTGGGGGACGGCAGAAGGCCCGCAGGGACGAATCCGCTGCGGGCCATGGCTTCCCAAAGACCCAGGAAGACCGCCACACCCAGCGCGGAGAGAATCACCGCGCGCTGGGTTTTCATTTCTTCACCGCCGCGTCATAGAAGCGGAAGTCGAACGCCTGATCCACCGCAATGCCCGGCTCGGCGGTGCCCAGTTCCTCCTGGTACGCCTGCATCTTGCGCGACGGCTCCAGAATGGTGTGGGGGTCGGCGTCGAACTTGGAGGCGGGGGAGGCGATGGCCGATTCCAGCACCGCCGGTTCCACCAGACCCTTGCCCAGGTATTCGTTGGCCAGTTCCGCCGTGCGCTTCGGGTTCGCGGTCACGGTGTCCACCGCCTTGACGTGCAGGGCGACGAAGCGGGTCAGCGCGTCGGCGTGGTTCTTGATGACCGAGCCGTGGGCGGCCACGACGGTGCCCGGCTGCTGCGGGAACATGTCGCCGCCCAGCGCCATGATGGCGGACTTGGGATCGGCCTGACGCACGATGGTGACGGTGGGTTCGCGGATGGTGGCGGCGTCGAGCGCGCCGGCCATCAGCGCCTGCTGCGTCTTCTCGATGCCCATCGGCACGATCTCGACCAGGGCGGGATCGACCTTGGCCATCTTCGACAGCCAATGCTGCAGCGTGGTGTTGGGGACCGAGCCGGGGGGCTGGGTGCCGATCTTGGCCTTGCGCCCATTCTTGGCGAAGAACGCCTTGAAGGCGTCCGCCGCCGGCACCCCGTCCGACGCATCGGCCAGCGGGCCGCGGCTGACCACGGTCATCTCTTCCATGCCCGAATTGGCGACCACGGCCACGTCCACGCCCTTGGATTTGGCGACGATCACCGGGGCGACACCGGCATAGAGCATGTCGATCTTGCCGGCGGCCAGCGCCTGGATGCCGGCGGGGCCGGATTCGAAGCGGGTCAGCTTCAGCTCGAAGCCTTCCTTCTTGGCCCAGCCCTCACCCTCCAGCACGAACAGCGGGGCGGCGGCCAGGATCGGGATATAGCCGATCTCCAGCTTCAGCGCCTCGGCGGCACGGGCGGCGGGGGCGGCGGTCACCAGGGCCAGGGCCACCGCGGCGGCGGCGGTTTTCCACGTCTTCAGCATCTCTCTCGTCCAATCCCTTATCGTTTGACGCCGACAACGGCACCGGCGGGGGGCCGGTACCGTTGGCGGAACAGTTCAGCGGCGGGGGATTACGCCAGACGGCGCGTGGCGGCGTTGGCGCCGAACGTCCGCTCCACGTAATCCACCAGGGTGGCCAGCGCATCGGCCTGGGGCAGCGTGCCCGTGTCGATGGTGACCTCGGGGTTCTCCGGCGCTTCGTAGGGGGAGGAGATGCCGGTGAAGTCGGGAATGTCGCCCGCGCGGGCCTTGGCGTAAAGCCCCTTTGGATCGCGCGCTTCGCAGGTGGCGAGGTCGGCGGCCACATGCACCTCGTGGAACCGTTCGCCGCCGATGGCCCGCGCCCGCGCCCGGTCGGACGCCAGCGGGGAGATGAGGGAGGTGATGACCACCATGCCGGCGTCGGCGAACAGCTTGGCGGCTTCGGCCACCCGGCGGATGTTCTCCGCCCGGTCTTCCAGCGAGAAGCCCAGGCCGGCGTTCAGGCCGCCCCGCACCCCGTCGCCGTCCAGCACGAACACCTGCCAGCCGCGGTCGAACAGCACCCGTTCCAGCGCCATGGCCAGCGTGGACTTGCCGGCCCCGGACAGGCCGGTGAACCACAGGACGCCGCCCTTGTGGCCGTTGGCGGCGGCGCGTTCGTCCGCCGTCACCGCGTGGTCCACCGCGTGCAGGTTAGTCGCCGCCGCCGCTTCGTTGGCTTCCAGCACGATGCAGCCGCCAACCACGTCGTAGCCGTCGATCAGCACGCCGCGGCCGGTGCGCGACAGGTCCGACGCCTCGTCCACCGGGATCGGGCGGCGGCTGCGGAACACCACCTCCGCCACCTCGTTGCGGTGGATGATCTTGCCCGGCGTGGCCGACAGATCCTCGATGTCGATGACGGCGGTGATGGACTCCACGGTCACCCGGTGCTCGGACGTGGCGATCTTCAGCGTCAGCACGTCGCCCACCGCCAGCGGGCGGGACACCAGCCAGAACAGCCGCACCGACAGGGTGTGCGCCAGCTTGGGCGCCTGTTCCCGGTGGAAGCCGACGTGGCCGCGCTCCACGAACAGGCGCTTGTCCAGCGTGATGCCGATGGACTGGCCGGCACCTGCGGACAGCACCGTCTCAGGATGGTTCCAGGCTTCGATGGTGATGATGGTGGCACTTTCCCCCGTGGGGGCGAAGTGCAGCGTGTCGCCGACGCGCAGGCGCCCGCTTTCGATGCGGCCCGCCAGGATGCGGCGGTCGTCGGGCTTGTACACGTCCTGGATGGGGAAGCGCAGCGCCTGGTCCAGCGGGGCGCGCGACGGCATGAAGGCGTCCAGCGCCTCCACCACCGTCGGGCCGCTGTACCACGGGGCCTTGTCCGACGGGCCGGCGATGTTGTCGCCGTGGCGGGCGGCCACCGGGATCACCGAGGTGGGAGTGACGCCCAGCTCGCCCAGATAGGCGCGGATTTCCTGTTCCACGGCCTGGAAGCGGGCCTCGTCGAAATCCACCCGGTCCATCTTGTTGACGGCCACCGCCACCTGGCGCACGCCCAAGAGGTGCAGCAGAAAGGCGTGGCGGCGCGACTGTTCCAAGGCACCTTCGGCGGCGTCGATCACCAGGATGGCGGCGTCGGCCTGGGACGCGCCGGTCACCATGTTCTTCAGGAACTCGGCGTGGCCCGGTGCGTCGATGATGACGTAGGGGCGCTGGGCCGTCTTGAAGTGGATCTGGGTGGTGTCGATGGTGATGCCCTGATCGCGTTCCGCCTGGAGCGCGTCCATGACGAACGACCATTCGAAGGGCATGCCGCGCTTGCGGCTCATTTCCTGGACCTGATCGACCTTGCCGTCGGGCAGCGACCCGGTGTCGTTCAGCAGCCGGCCGATCAGGGTGGACTTGCCGTGGTCCACGTGGCCGACGATGACGATGCGCAGTTGGGAAGTTTGGGGCATGGTCCCGGCGTCCTTATCTTACATGTAGCCCGAGCTGCGCAGGCGCTCGAAGGAGTCTTCGGATTCATTGTCCATGGTGCGGCCGGCGCGTTCGGACACGCGGGTGACGGCCAGTTCGGCAATGATCTCGTCGATGGTGGAGGCGTTGGAGTCCACCGGGAAGGTGATGTTCTTCTCGCCCAGCGAGCGGTAGCGCTTGCCGTTGCGGGAGAAGTACAGCGGGACGATGGGAATGTCCTCGCGCTTGGAATAGCGCCAGATGTCCATTTCGGTCCAGGCCAGCAGCGGGTGGATGCGGACGTGGGTTCCCTCGGCGAAGCGGGTCTTGTAATGGTCCCAGAATTCCGCCGGCTGGTCCTTCACGTCCCACGCGCCGTCCAGCGTGCGGGGGGAGAAGATGCGTTCCTTCGCGCGGGTCGCCTGCTCGTCGCGGCGGATGCCGACCACCACGCCCTGATACCCGCCGTGATCCAGCAGGTTGCGCAGGCCCACCGTCTTGCGGGCCGCAGCACGGGTGTTGGGGGGCAGGGTGGGGTCCATCTCGCTTTCCGGCGGGCAATGCTCGACGCGCAGGTCGAGATCCCATTCCCGGGCGATGCGGTCGCGGAACTCGTACACCTCCGGCAGTTCCATGTCGGTGTCGAGCTGGACCACCGGGAACGGCACGCGTCCGAAGAACGCCTTGCGGCACAGCCACAGCAGCGCGTTGGAATCCTTGCCGATCGACCAGAGCAGCGCCATTCGGTCGATCGAATGATAGGCTTCGCGCAGGATGTAGATGCTCTGGCTTTCAAGCTGGTCGAGATCGTTCATGGGACTCACGCGTCGAGAGAGGCAGGGGCGGAGGCGGTCGGGGAAGAGAGGCGGGATACATGGATCCCGCATTCGGTCTTGGCCTGTCCGGCCCAGCGGCCGGAGCGGGGATCGGCACCGGGCGCCACGCGCTCGGTACAGGTGTAGCAGCCGATGGACAGGAACCCGTCCTCTTCCAGCGGGTGGCGGGGCAGGGCGCGGCGCGCGAACTCCGCGTCCAGGCGCTCCCGGTCCCAGGAGGCCAGCGGGTTCAGCTTCACGCGCCCGCCGTCGGCTTCGAACAGGGGCAGGGCGGCGCGGGTGGACGCCTGGAACCGCTTGCGGCCGGTGATCCACCCGTCGAACCCGTCCAGCGCCCGGTCGAGCGGCAGCGTCTTGCGGATGTGGCAGCAGGCGTCCGCATCGCGCTGGAACAGCAGCCCGTCGGCGTCGGCCCCCGCCAGATCGGCGGCATCGGGCCGGATGGTCCGCACGTCGGTCAGCCCCAGGTGCCCCGTCAGCGTGTCGCGGTAGCGCAGGGTCTCGCCGAACATCTTGCCGGTGTCGAGGAACAGCACCGGGATCGCCGGGTCGGCCTCGGCCACCAGGGACAGCAGCACCGCGGATTCGGTGCCGAAGGACGAGACGACGGCCAGACGGCCCGGAAACACCTCGTGCGCCACGGCCCGCAGCAGGGCCGCACCGTCCAGGTGCCCATAGCGCCGCGTCAGGTCGGCGGCAGCCTCGGCGTCGAAAGAAGAGGTGTGGGACGGCGGCATGGAATCACACAATCAATTGTGTTGTATGGCGGTGTCTGAAGCGACATTAACACCACAAAAGATATGCTGCAACAGATTTACTTTTCCTACTAGTAAAATAGACATAGCATGGCAAAGAACGATGTTGATTTCTGGCGGGGTTTTCCTATAAACAACAGCAAGACATATGTTATACCTGCCGCGTTTCCGTGGGAAATGGCTGGCAACTGACGGGAGAATCGAGGCGATGGCGTTGCAGGCGATCACCGCCAACCGGCTGCGCGACGGCGTGGTGGTGTGGCGTGCCAAGGACGGTGCGTGGGTGGAGCGTCTGGAGGACGCCGCCGCGTTCGAACCGGCCGATGCGGAGCAGGAACTGGCAGCCGCCCGCCTGGACGAGCGGGAGAACCGCATCGTCGGCCTGTACGCTTTTGACGTGGTGGTTGAGAACGGCCTCCCCGTGCCTGTGAAAATCCGCGAACGGCTGCGCGGCCTCGGCCCCAGCGTCCGCACCGATCTCGGCAAGCAGGCGCCGCCGCCTGCCGCCGCCTGATACCGCGCAAAAGGTCCGCCCACCATGACGCATCACGCAACCCAGCCCACCGCCCCGGCGAACGCCCCCGCCCACGCCGGCATCTACCGCTATGACGCGGTGGACCGCCAGTTCGTCGCCGAGCGGGTGGCCCAGTTCCGCGATCAGGTGCAGCGCCGCCTGTCCGGCGTGCTGAGCGAGGAGGAGTTCCGGCCGCTGCGGCTGATGAACGGCCTCTACCTCCAGCTTCACGCCTACATGCTGCGCATCGCCATCCCCTATGGCACCCTGACGGGGCAGCAGTTGCGGGCACTGGCCGGCATCGGGCGGCGGTACGACAAGGGCTACGGCCATTTCACCACCCGCCAGAACCTGCAGTTCAACTGGATCCGCCTGGAGGACACGCCCGACATCCTGGAGGCGCTGGGGGCGGTGGACATGCACGCCATCCAGACCAGCGGCAACTGCATCCGCAACGTCACCACCGACCAGTTCGCCGGGGTGGCGGCGGACGCCGTGGCCGACCCGCGGGTCTATGCCGAAATCCTGCGGCAATGGTCCACGCTGCACCCGGAATTCACCTTCCTGCCGCGGAAATTCAAGATCGCCATCATCGCCGGCGACCACGACCGCGCGGTCATCCGCGCCCACGACGTGGGCGTGAAGGTGAAGACGAACGAGGCCGGGGCCATCGGGTTCGAGGTCTATGTGGGCGGCGGCCTGGGCCGCTCGCCGTTCCTGGGGCAGAAGACCCGCGACTGGGTGGACGAGCAGGATCTCATCGCCTATCTGGAGGCGGTCTTGCGCGTCTACAACCGTCTGGGCCGGCGCGACAACATCTACAAGGCGCGCATCAAGATCCTGCTGCACCAGACCGGGCTGGCCAAGTTCACCGAGATGGTGGAGGAGGAGTTCGCCAGCCTGCGCGGCCCCCGCTACCATCTGGATCCGGCGATCGTCGCGGAGATCCGCCGCCATTTCGCCCCCCCGCCCTATGATGATCTGGCCGAAACCGCGGTGGACGCGGTACCGGGCACGGCGTTTGCCCGCTGGCTGGAAACCAACGTGGCCGCCCACCGCCAGCCGGGTTACGCCGCCGTCACCGTGTCGCTGAAGCCGGCGGGCGGCATCCCCGGCGATGCCACCTCGGACCAGATGGAGGTGGTGGCCGATCTGGCCGACCGCTTCAGCTTCGGCGAGGTCCGCGTCACCCACGCCCAGAATCTGGTGCTGCCCCATGTGCGCCGCGCCGATCTGGCCGAGGTGTTCGCGGCCCTGGACGCCGCCGGGCTGGGGGCGGCCAACGTCGGCACCATCGCCGACATCATCGCCTGCCCCGGCCTGGATTATTGCAGCCTCGCCAACGCCCGCTCCATCCCGCTGGCGCAGGAACTCTCCCGCCGTTTCGCCGACCCCGAGCGGCAAAAGGCCATCGGCGACGTGTCGATCAAGATGAGCGGCTGCATCAACGCCTGCGGCCATCACCATGTCGCCAGCATCGGCGTGCTGGGCGTGGACAAGCACGGCAAGGAAGCCTATCAGCTCACCCTGGGCGGCGACCCCACGCTGAACGCCGCCATCGGCGACCTGCTCGGCCCGGCGATGGCCGAGGAAGAGGTGGCGGACGCGGTGGAAAAGGTGGTGGATCTGTACCTCGCCCGCCGCGAACCCGGCGAACGCTTCAACGACACCCTGGCC
This DNA window, taken from Azospirillum fermentarium, encodes the following:
- a CDS encoding ABC transporter ATP-binding protein, whose translation is MAPINGSTVAIDLKDVSIGYGADAPPVLAGVTLAIERGSFVAIVGPSGVGKSTLLRVVAGLHGARTGHVDIHAPERPDRRPVALVFQDARLMPWRRVQKNVEFGLEGLPVPKTARADRAAAALRLVHLDGYGRRWPYELSGGQRQRVGIARALAVEPDILLMDEPFGALDAITRRNLQEELRRIHQETGKTILFVTHDIEEAVHLADRILLLGGNSTGGGPARIVRDFANTPGSDGNAFHDQVSQVRGGLADNYSI
- a CDS encoding ABC transporter substrate-binding protein — its product is MLKTWKTAAAAVALALVTAAPAARAAEALKLEIGYIPILAAAPLFVLEGEGWAKKEGFELKLTRFESGPAGIQALAAGKIDMLYAGVAPVIVAKSKGVDVAVVANSGMEEMTVVSRGPLADASDGVPAADAFKAFFAKNGRKAKIGTQPPGSVPNTTLQHWLSKMAKVDPALVEIVPMGIEKTQQALMAGALDAATIREPTVTIVRQADPKSAIMALGGDMFPQQPGTVVAAHGSVIKNHADALTRFVALHVKAVDTVTANPKRTAELANEYLGKGLVEPAVLESAIASPASKFDADPHTILEPSRKMQAYQEELGTAEPGIAVDQAFDFRFYDAAVKK
- a CDS encoding nitrite/sulfite reductase translates to MTHHATQPTAPANAPAHAGIYRYDAVDRQFVAERVAQFRDQVQRRLSGVLSEEEFRPLRLMNGLYLQLHAYMLRIAIPYGTLTGQQLRALAGIGRRYDKGYGHFTTRQNLQFNWIRLEDTPDILEALGAVDMHAIQTSGNCIRNVTTDQFAGVAADAVADPRVYAEILRQWSTLHPEFTFLPRKFKIAIIAGDHDRAVIRAHDVGVKVKTNEAGAIGFEVYVGGGLGRSPFLGQKTRDWVDEQDLIAYLEAVLRVYNRLGRRDNIYKARIKILLHQTGLAKFTEMVEEEFASLRGPRYHLDPAIVAEIRRHFAPPPYDDLAETAVDAVPGTAFARWLETNVAAHRQPGYAAVTVSLKPAGGIPGDATSDQMEVVADLADRFSFGEVRVTHAQNLVLPHVRRADLAEVFAALDAAGLGAANVGTIADIIACPGLDYCSLANARSIPLAQELSRRFADPERQKAIGDVSIKMSGCINACGHHHVASIGVLGVDKHGKEAYQLTLGGDPTLNAAIGDLLGPAMAEEEVADAVEKVVDLYLARREPGERFNDTLARLGRAAFKETVYAAG
- a CDS encoding fused response regulator/phosphatase, with the translated sequence MSDTLSSLADSLILVVDDEAVNRLVIENLLRQGGFSSVVSVDSGEAALDFITRAQPACILLDVVMAGIDGLEVCRRLRTDPRFAYTPIIIQTVMSKPEDRRAAFAAGASDVVAKPYDPAELEARVRVHLSNALSSGGLMAYRAHMEAELAEARLLSEAVLPHPTTLERMAERGVRLDAYYHPCSAIGGDYWNCWTAGPDQIALMVGDVSGHGVSAALRMFAFHTLLTPPPPFSADLDATAAHLDRRLYAFGREKGQYVAGVYGLFDTARRVFRFIGGGLRHGFILHGQRSGPPRLDSVSLSGVPFGMTPHMPRDTREIVLGTDDTLIVYSDALVECDPGGPGDVSAPRDEEELAAWIETALPAGFVGESLAGWLGQRFFDRFGPRINDDMLIVTASLTG
- a CDS encoding phosphoadenylyl-sulfate reductase, whose product is MPPSHTSSFDAEAAADLTRRYGHLDGAALLRAVAHEVFPGRLAVVSSFGTESAVLLSLVAEADPAIPVLFLDTGKMFGETLRYRDTLTGHLGLTDVRTIRPDAADLAGADADGLLFQRDADACCHIRKTLPLDRALDGFDGWITGRKRFQASTRAALPLFEADGGRVKLNPLASWDRERLDAEFARRALPRHPLEEDGFLSIGCYTCTERVAPGADPRSGRWAGQAKTECGIHVSRLSSPTASAPASLDA
- the cysC gene encoding adenylyl-sulfate kinase encodes the protein MPQTSQLRIVIVGHVDHGKSTLIGRLLNDTGSLPDGKVDQVQEMSRKRGMPFEWSFVMDALQAERDQGITIDTTQIHFKTAQRPYVIIDAPGHAEFLKNMVTGASQADAAILVIDAAEGALEQSRRHAFLLHLLGVRQVAVAVNKMDRVDFDEARFQAVEQEIRAYLGELGVTPTSVIPVAARHGDNIAGPSDKAPWYSGPTVVEALDAFMPSRAPLDQALRFPIQDVYKPDDRRILAGRIESGRLRVGDTLHFAPTGESATIITIEAWNHPETVLSAGAGQSIGITLDKRLFVERGHVGFHREQAPKLAHTLSVRLFWLVSRPLAVGDVLTLKIATSEHRVTVESITAVIDIEDLSATPGKIIHRNEVAEVVFRSRRPIPVDEASDLSRTGRGVLIDGYDVVGGCIVLEANEAAAATNLHAVDHAVTADERAAANGHKGGVLWFTGLSGAGKSTLAMALERVLFDRGWQVFVLDGDGVRGGLNAGLGFSLEDRAENIRRVAEAAKLFADAGMVVITSLISPLASDRARARAIGGERFHEVHVAADLATCEARDPKGLYAKARAGDIPDFTGISSPYEAPENPEVTIDTGTLPQADALATLVDYVERTFGANAATRRLA
- a CDS encoding ABC transporter permease; its protein translation is MKTQRAVILSALGVAVFLGLWEAMARSGFVPAGLLPSPSAVPPAFLAEVKRGMWQAMVLSSLSHYLKGLVIGSLLGIAFGAAAALWPVWDALQAWVVRMLRPIPSIAWIPFAIIWFGVSEQAASFLIALTVFWINYFASYAAVQGIDKDLIELGEAFGQGGLIPRVFKIVLPAAMPGILSGLRAGLGQGWMTVVAAELFGITGVGMRMQDASGMLATNIVVLYMVTIAVLYGVSDFIFMRVQGRVLAWRR
- a CDS encoding DUF2849 domain-containing protein; the protein is MALQAITANRLRDGVVVWRAKDGAWVERLEDAAAFEPADAEQELAAARLDERENRIVGLYAFDVVVENGLPVPVKIRERLRGLGPSVRTDLGKQAPPPAAA
- the cysD gene encoding sulfate adenylyltransferase subunit CysD; this translates as MNDLDQLESQSIYILREAYHSIDRMALLWSIGKDSNALLWLCRKAFFGRVPFPVVQLDTDMELPEVYEFRDRIAREWDLDLRVEHCPPESEMDPTLPPNTRAAARKTVGLRNLLDHGGYQGVVVGIRRDEQATRAKERIFSPRTLDGAWDVKDQPAEFWDHYKTRFAEGTHVRIHPLLAWTEMDIWRYSKREDIPIVPLYFSRNGKRYRSLGEKNITFPVDSNASTIDEIIAELAVTRVSERAGRTMDNESEDSFERLRSSGYM